A single Polyangia bacterium DNA region contains:
- a CDS encoding twin-arginine translocase TatA/TatE family subunit translates to MFNLGMGEITVILLLALIFLGPKKLPELASGLGKLIREIRKTTADVKNEIQLDEAIRKPFEELRDAVTLHPDELKRRDLIKQQMEEIRRRAQEVSDAEKAAAALAAPESSANDDVTVIQESPLAAANATVGDKIVDVSAPPPGTVARGGQGVPPTGATARYGSPGGPPGSPPPTPADATLADGARPTRPVGLPLPAARRVTPPFTSAAKHDATQALTEADLLPSGNVPSIFPPPPPAPSATNKVPGAVPPPVGPAAQPDDDKKPT, encoded by the coding sequence GTGTTTAACCTCGGCATGGGCGAGATCACGGTCATTCTGCTTCTGGCCCTGATCTTCCTTGGTCCAAAAAAGCTGCCCGAGCTGGCCTCTGGTCTTGGCAAGTTGATCCGCGAAATTCGCAAGACCACCGCCGACGTCAAAAATGAAATCCAGTTGGACGAAGCCATTCGCAAGCCTTTCGAAGAGCTGCGCGACGCCGTCACGTTGCACCCCGACGAACTGAAACGCCGCGATCTGATCAAGCAACAGATGGAAGAGATTCGCCGGCGGGCCCAGGAAGTCAGCGACGCGGAGAAAGCGGCGGCCGCGTTGGCGGCCCCCGAATCGTCGGCGAACGACGACGTCACGGTGATTCAAGAATCACCGCTGGCCGCAGCCAACGCCACCGTCGGCGACAAGATCGTCGACGTCAGCGCCCCGCCCCCCGGCACCGTCGCCCGAGGCGGTCAAGGCGTGCCGCCCACCGGGGCCACCGCCCGATATGGCAGCCCGGGTGGTCCGCCCGGCAGCCCGCCGCCGACACCCGCGGACGCCACGCTCGCCGACGGCGCACGGCCCACGCGACCGGTGGGTCTGCCGTTGCCGGCAGCGCGCCGGGTGACCCCTCCGTTCACCTCTGCCGCCAAGCACGACGCCACACAGGCCCTGACCGAGGCCGATCTGTTGCCCAGCGGAAATGTCCCGTCGATTTTTCCCCCGCCGCCACCGGCACCGTCGGCCACCAACAAGGTGCCCGGCGCCGTCCCACCCCCCGTTGGCCCCGCCGCCCAGCCCGACGACGACAAGAAGCCGACCTAG